One Cololabis saira isolate AMF1-May2022 chromosome 12, fColSai1.1, whole genome shotgun sequence DNA window includes the following coding sequences:
- the tuba5 gene encoding tubulin alpha 5, translated as MRECISIHVGQAGVQTGNACWELFCLEHGIGPDGVSLGGPAELNSREDPFNTFFNSGSFGRHVPRAVFVDLDPTVIDEVRVGKYRELFHPEQLISGKEDAANNYARGHYTVGKEIIDGVMERVRKMTDQCTGLQGFLVFHSFGGGTGSGFTSLLMERLSLEYGKKSKLEFAVYPAPHVSTAVVEPYNAILTTHTTIEHSDCAFMVDNEAIYDICRHNMDINSPGYINLNRLIGQIVSSITASLRFDGALNVDLTEFQTNLVPFPRVHFPLVTYSPIISAEKAYHEQLSVSEITSACFEPTNQMVKCDPRRGKYMACCLLYRGDVVPKDVNAAIASIKTRRSIQFVDWCPTGFKVGINYQPPTAVPGGDLAKLQRAVCMLSNTTAISEAWSRLNHKFDLMYAKRAFVHWYVGEGMEEGEFAEAREDLACLEKDYEELGRMSSDSENDDEEV; from the exons ATG AGAGAGTGCATCTCCATCCATGTGGGCCAGGCAGGTGTCCAGACTGGAAATGCATGCTGGGAGCTTTTCTGCCTGGAGCACGGCATCGGGCCTGACGGCGTCTCCCTGGGTGGCCCTGCTGAGCTGAACTCTCGTGAAGATCCCTTCAACACTTTCTTCAACAGCGGGAGCTTCGGCCGCCACGTTCCCAGAGCCGTGTTTGTGGACCTGGACCCCACGGTGATCG ATGAAGTGAGGGTTGGAAAGTACAGAGAGCTCTTCCACCCTGAGCAGCTGATCTCTGGAAAGGAGGACGCTGCCAACAACTACGCCCGCGGCCATTACACCGTCGGGAAGGAAATCATCGATGGAGTCATGGAGCGTGTTCGGAAAATG ACGGACCAGTGCACCGGCCTGCAGGGGTTCCTCGTTTTCCACAGCTTTGGGGGCGGCACTGGCTCCGGGTTCACCTCTCTCCTGATGGAACGTCTCTCGTTAGAATACGGCAAGAAATCCAAGCTGGAGTTTGCCGTTTACCCGGCTCCTCATGTGTCCACGGCCGTGGTGGAGCCGTACAACGCCATCCTGACCACCCACACCACCATAGAGCACTCCGACTGCGCCTTCATGGTGGACAACGAGGCCATCTACGACATCTGCCGCCACAACATGGACATTAACAGTCCCGGTTACATCAACCTGAATAGACTCATCGGCCAGATCGTGTCCTCCATCACCGCCTCCCTTCGCTTCGACGGTGCCCTCAACGTTGATCTGACGGAGTTCCAGACCAACCTGGTGCCATTTCCACGGGTCCACTTCCCCTTGGTTACCTACTCTCCCATCATCTCTGCTGAGAAGGCTTACCACGAGCAGCTGAGCGTGTCCGAGATCACCAGCGCCTGCTTCGAACCGACCAACCAGATGGTGAAGTGCGACCCTCGTCGGGGCAAGTACATGGCCTGCTGCCTGCTGTACAGAGGCGATGTTGTCCCAAAGGACGTGAATGCTGCCATCGCCAGTATAAAGACGCGGCGCTCCATCCAGTTTGTTGACTGGTGCCCCACCGGCTTCAAG GTTGGCATCAACTACCAGCCCCCCACTGCAGTCCCcgggggagacctggccaagctCCAGAGGGCCGTGTGCATGCTGAGCAACACCACCGCCATCTCTGAGGCCTGGTCTCGGCTCAACCACAAGTTCGACCTCATGTACGCCAAGCGGGCCTTTGTGCACTGGTACGTGGGGGAAGGCATGGAGGAGGGGGAGTTTGCAGAGGCCAGAGAGGACCTGGCCTGCCTGGAAAAGGATTATGAGGAGTTGGGCCGAATGAGCTCGGACTCTGAAAACGACGATGAAGAAGTTTGA
- the LOC133456735 gene encoding kelch-like protein 12 isoform X1: protein MCSYSYCLPVVEKVFRSLNDSCGSLRSLRDSQSSMAPKDIMTNSHAKSILNAMNSLRKSNTLCDITLRVENTDFPAHRIVLAACSDYFCAMFTSELSEKGKSFVDIQGLTASTMEILLDFVYTETVLVTVENVQELLPAACLLQLKGVKRACCDFLESQLDPSNCLGIRDFAETHNCLDLMQAAELFSQKHFSEVVQHEEFMLLSQTEVEKLIKCDEIQVDSEEPVFEAVLNWVKHNRKEREPYLPDMLEFVRMPLLTPRYITDVIDAEPLIRCSLPCRDLVDEAKKFHLRPELRSEMQGPRTQARLGAKEVLLVIGGFGSQQSPIDVVEKYDPKTQEWSFLPNIARKRRYVATVSLHDRVYVIGGYDGRSRLSSVECLDYTADEDGVWYTVATMNVRRGLAGATTLGDMIYVAGGFDGSRRHTSMERYDPNIDQWSMLGDMQTAREGAGLVVASGLIYCLGGYDGLNILNSVERYDPHTGHWTSVTPMATKRSGAGVALLNDHIYVVGGFDGVSHLDSVEVYNIRTDYWTTVASMTTPRCYVGATVLRGRLYAIAGYDGNSLLSSIECYDPVIDSWEVVTSMATQRCDAGVCVLREK, encoded by the exons ATGTGTAGCTATAGTTATTGCCTCCCAGTGGTGGAAAAAGTGTTCAGATCTCTCAACG ATTCTTGCGGTAGTTTGAGATCCTTGAGGGATTCTCAAAGCAGCATGGCTCCTAAAGACATCATGACCAATTCCCATGCCAAATCCATTCTCAATGCAATGAATTCACTTCGCAAGAGTAACACACTCTGTGACATCACTCTGAGGGTGGAGAACACAGATTTTCCTGCTCACCGGATCGTCTTAGCTGCCTGCAGTGACTATTTTTGTGCCATGTTCACCAGTGAG CTTTCAGAAAAAGGGAAATCTTTTGTCGACATTCAAGGCCTCACCGCCTCAACTATGGAGATCTTGTTGGACTTTGTCTACACAGAGACTGTCCTCGTCACGGTTGAAAATGTACAGGAACTACTCCCCGCAGCGTGTTTGCTGCAGCTCAAAG GGGTGAAGAGGGCATGTTGTGATTTTTTGGAGAGTCAGCTCGATCCATCCAACTGTTTGGGTATTCGGGATTTTGCCGAAACCCACAATTGCCTTGACCTGATGCAGGCAGCTGAACTCTTCTCCCAGAAACATTTCTCCGAGGTGGTTCAACACGAGGAGTTCATGTTGCTGAGCCAGACAGAAGTGGAAAAACTCATAAAATGTGACGAAATACAG GTGGACTCGGAAGAGCCCGTCTTTGAGGCCGTATTAAACTGGGTCAAACACAACCGGAAAGAGCGAGAGCCTTATCTGCCAGACATGCTTGAGTTTGTTCGAATGCCTCTCCTCACCCCTCGCTACATAACAGATGTCATCGACGCAGAG CCTCTCATTCGGTGCAGCCTGCCATGTCGAGACCTTGTTGACGAGGCCAAAAAATTCCACTTAAGACCAGAGCTGAGGAGTGAGATGCAGGGCCCCCGCACACAAGCCAGACTAG GTGCCAAAGAAGTCCTGCTGGTTATAGGTGGCTTCGGCAGCCAGCAGTCACCCATAGACGTAGTTGAGAAGTACGATCCCAAAACTCAAGAATGGAGCTTTCTGCCT AATATTGCACGAAAACGGCGCTATGTGGCAACGGTGTCTCTGCACGATCGGGTTTATGTGATCGGAGGCTACGACGGCCGGTCGAGACTCAGCTCCGTGGAGTGCTTGGACTACACGGCGGATGAGGATGGCGTTTGGTACACCGTTGCCACCATGAATGTACGGCGGGGCCTTGCTGGAGCCACAACGCTCGGAG ACATGATATATGTTGCCGGTGGGTTTGACGGAAGCCGGCGTCATACGAGCATGGAGCGATACGATCCCAACATTGACCAGTGGAGCATGCTGGGAGATATGCAGACGGCCAGGGAAGGAGCTGGTCTGGTGGTGGCAAGTGGACTCATATACTGTTTAG GTGGTTACGACGGACTAAATATACTGAATTCAGTGGAGCGGTACGACCCTCACACGGGCCACTGGACCAGCGTGACGCCCATGGCTACCAAGCGCTCAG GGGCTGGTGTGGCTTTACTTAATGACCACATTTACGTTGTGGGAGGTTTTGATGGCGTTTCGCACCTCGACTCTGTGGAGGTTTACAACATCAGAACCGATTATTGGACCACGGTAGCCAGTATGACGACGCCTCGCTGCTACGTAGGAGCCACCGTTCTCCGAGGACGACTCTACGCCATCGCTGG GTACGATGGCAACTCTCTCCTCAGCAGCATAGAATGTTACGACCCGGTGATCGACTCCTGGGAGGTCGTCACCTCTATGGCCACCCAGCGGTGCGATGCAGGGGTTTGCGTTCTGCGAGAAAAGTGA
- the LOC133456735 gene encoding kelch-like protein 12 isoform X2 — MAPKDIMTNSHAKSILNAMNSLRKSNTLCDITLRVENTDFPAHRIVLAACSDYFCAMFTSELSEKGKSFVDIQGLTASTMEILLDFVYTETVLVTVENVQELLPAACLLQLKGVKRACCDFLESQLDPSNCLGIRDFAETHNCLDLMQAAELFSQKHFSEVVQHEEFMLLSQTEVEKLIKCDEIQVDSEEPVFEAVLNWVKHNRKEREPYLPDMLEFVRMPLLTPRYITDVIDAEPLIRCSLPCRDLVDEAKKFHLRPELRSEMQGPRTQARLGAKEVLLVIGGFGSQQSPIDVVEKYDPKTQEWSFLPNIARKRRYVATVSLHDRVYVIGGYDGRSRLSSVECLDYTADEDGVWYTVATMNVRRGLAGATTLGDMIYVAGGFDGSRRHTSMERYDPNIDQWSMLGDMQTAREGAGLVVASGLIYCLGGYDGLNILNSVERYDPHTGHWTSVTPMATKRSGAGVALLNDHIYVVGGFDGVSHLDSVEVYNIRTDYWTTVASMTTPRCYVGATVLRGRLYAIAGYDGNSLLSSIECYDPVIDSWEVVTSMATQRCDAGVCVLREK; from the exons ATGGCTCCTAAAGACATCATGACCAATTCCCATGCCAAATCCATTCTCAATGCAATGAATTCACTTCGCAAGAGTAACACACTCTGTGACATCACTCTGAGGGTGGAGAACACAGATTTTCCTGCTCACCGGATCGTCTTAGCTGCCTGCAGTGACTATTTTTGTGCCATGTTCACCAGTGAG CTTTCAGAAAAAGGGAAATCTTTTGTCGACATTCAAGGCCTCACCGCCTCAACTATGGAGATCTTGTTGGACTTTGTCTACACAGAGACTGTCCTCGTCACGGTTGAAAATGTACAGGAACTACTCCCCGCAGCGTGTTTGCTGCAGCTCAAAG GGGTGAAGAGGGCATGTTGTGATTTTTTGGAGAGTCAGCTCGATCCATCCAACTGTTTGGGTATTCGGGATTTTGCCGAAACCCACAATTGCCTTGACCTGATGCAGGCAGCTGAACTCTTCTCCCAGAAACATTTCTCCGAGGTGGTTCAACACGAGGAGTTCATGTTGCTGAGCCAGACAGAAGTGGAAAAACTCATAAAATGTGACGAAATACAG GTGGACTCGGAAGAGCCCGTCTTTGAGGCCGTATTAAACTGGGTCAAACACAACCGGAAAGAGCGAGAGCCTTATCTGCCAGACATGCTTGAGTTTGTTCGAATGCCTCTCCTCACCCCTCGCTACATAACAGATGTCATCGACGCAGAG CCTCTCATTCGGTGCAGCCTGCCATGTCGAGACCTTGTTGACGAGGCCAAAAAATTCCACTTAAGACCAGAGCTGAGGAGTGAGATGCAGGGCCCCCGCACACAAGCCAGACTAG GTGCCAAAGAAGTCCTGCTGGTTATAGGTGGCTTCGGCAGCCAGCAGTCACCCATAGACGTAGTTGAGAAGTACGATCCCAAAACTCAAGAATGGAGCTTTCTGCCT AATATTGCACGAAAACGGCGCTATGTGGCAACGGTGTCTCTGCACGATCGGGTTTATGTGATCGGAGGCTACGACGGCCGGTCGAGACTCAGCTCCGTGGAGTGCTTGGACTACACGGCGGATGAGGATGGCGTTTGGTACACCGTTGCCACCATGAATGTACGGCGGGGCCTTGCTGGAGCCACAACGCTCGGAG ACATGATATATGTTGCCGGTGGGTTTGACGGAAGCCGGCGTCATACGAGCATGGAGCGATACGATCCCAACATTGACCAGTGGAGCATGCTGGGAGATATGCAGACGGCCAGGGAAGGAGCTGGTCTGGTGGTGGCAAGTGGACTCATATACTGTTTAG GTGGTTACGACGGACTAAATATACTGAATTCAGTGGAGCGGTACGACCCTCACACGGGCCACTGGACCAGCGTGACGCCCATGGCTACCAAGCGCTCAG GGGCTGGTGTGGCTTTACTTAATGACCACATTTACGTTGTGGGAGGTTTTGATGGCGTTTCGCACCTCGACTCTGTGGAGGTTTACAACATCAGAACCGATTATTGGACCACGGTAGCCAGTATGACGACGCCTCGCTGCTACGTAGGAGCCACCGTTCTCCGAGGACGACTCTACGCCATCGCTGG GTACGATGGCAACTCTCTCCTCAGCAGCATAGAATGTTACGACCCGGTGATCGACTCCTGGGAGGTCGTCACCTCTATGGCCACCCAGCGGTGCGATGCAGGGGTTTGCGTTCTGCGAGAAAAGTGA